TTATCCGCGGCCTTCAGACAAGCGAATCCGCGTTTGATTCGATGGAGGCATTAGCCAAGGCGGTAGGTAAGACGCCGGTCAAAGTAAAAAATAGCGCCGGCTTTGTTGTAAATCGCTTGCTTTGCCCAATGCTCAACGAAGCTGTGTTCGCCTTGAGCGAAAATCTTGCATCGGCGTCGGAAATTGATGAGGCCATGAAAATGGGTGCTAACCATCCTATTGGCCCGCTGGCACTGTGCGACATGATTGGTCTTGATGTTCAATTAGCCGTGATGCAAGTTCTATTCGAATCCTTCAAAGACTCCAAATATCGCCCAGCCCCACTTCTCGTGGAAATGGTAGAGGCGGGCTATCTCGGACGTAAGACAGGCCGTGGCTTTTACCAATATTAATTGATGTCCGCCTAACCATAAATTCAGCGCGAGCTTCTGGTCACGGTAAGCTGATTAGCCTATTAACGTGTTCACGGGTTTGTGTGACGCGTGGTTGATCAGCAGTCCGTAGTCTCGCGCTGAATGATGACCCAACTGTACATTTCGGGGAATTAAAAATTGAACAGTCATGGCACTGTCGTCGTTGAGGTTCATGGGCGTGTAGGATTGATTAAAATCAATCGGCCTGATGTTCATAATGCGTTGAATGATGAGGTTATGGACGGGATTTCTGATGCGATCGACTTGTTCGAGACCGATGAGGAAATAGGTTGCATCGTTCTCACAGGCAGCGATAAAGCCTTTGCGGCTGGCGCTGACGTCCAAGCGATGAAGTCATTCGATTATATGCGTGCCTATAAGACTGATTTTGTCTCCCGTAATTGGGAACGAGTGGGTAAGTCTCGAAAACCGGTAATAGGCGCAGTGGCGGGTTTTGCCCTCGGGGGCGGGTGTGAGCTTGCAATGATGTGCGACATCATCATTGCTGCCGAGAACGCAAAATTTGGTCAACCCGAAGTTCGGCTTGGAATTTTACCGGGGGCAGGGGGCACGCAACGGTTAACTCGTGCCCTTGGCAAAGCTAAAGCCATGGATTTGTGTCTCACGGCCCGGACGATGG
This region of Pseudomonas asgharzadehiana genomic DNA includes:
- a CDS encoding enoyl-CoA hydratase — its product is MNSHGTVVVEVHGRVGLIKINRPDVHNALNDEVMDGISDAIDLFETDEEIGCIVLTGSDKAFAAGADVQAMKSFDYMRAYKTDFVSRNWERVGKSRKPVIGAVAGFALGGGCELAMMCDIIIAAENAKFGQPEVRLGILPGAGGTQRLTRALGKAKAMDLCLTARTMDAFEAEKSGLVARVVPVERLLDEALSAAQAIAGFSLPVTMMIKESVNRAFESSLAEGLLFERRLFHSAFALEDQKEGMGAFLDKRKAIFKHR